One bacterium genomic region harbors:
- a CDS encoding MerR family DNA-binding protein, translated as LRASGRSAKGYRLYSEEDARRLEQICRYRETGIPLDDIKHLLEAPGTRLVEILERRLGDLNSEIQRLQEQQRMVVGLLENHGRLGRVRVMNRERWISLLAASGFNEEDMRRWHAEFERAAPRKHKEFLEVLCFSDKEIRSIRARARALSRRVAKGARR; from the coding sequence TGCTTCGCGCCTCGGGACGCTCGGCAAAAGGCTATCGACTCTACAGCGAAGAGGACGCCCGGCGACTGGAACAGATCTGCCGGTATCGAGAGACAGGGATTCCCCTGGATGACATCAAACATCTGCTCGAAGCCCCGGGGACGCGCCTGGTCGAGATCCTCGAGCGACGCCTGGGCGATCTGAATTCCGAAATCCAGCGACTCCAGGAGCAGCAGCGTATGGTCGTCGGACTGCTGGAGAACCACGGTCGACTCGGCCGCGTGCGCGTCATGAATCGCGAGCGTTGGATTTCCCTGCTGGCGGCCTCGGGTTTCAACGAGGAAGACATGCGGCGCTGGCACGCAGAGTTCGAACGCGCCGCACCCCGGAAGCACAAGGAGTTTCTGGAAGTCCTGTGCTTCTCGGACAAGGAAATCCGCAGCATCCGCGCGCGAGCCAGAGCCCTGAGCCGTCGTGTGGCAAAGGGCGCACGTCGCTAA